In the Girardinichthys multiradiatus isolate DD_20200921_A chromosome 4, DD_fGirMul_XY1, whole genome shotgun sequence genome, one interval contains:
- the cgnl1 gene encoding cingulin-like protein 1 isoform X1, with product MESYRVTGIPNSGPQRGYTQPPRSSRPNSNGAGTYGLSIRVQGIDGHPYVVLNNQDRGSQSYTDPNSNGYLDTESSFIENYQDYKFRGDKEAGSNDPFMEYRTQKMMPYTGPQNGVTEPQAPKPSTLLNFQRHPEILQPYDPETNNLNLEGFNSLPPRPVPQADAGIEYQSPYPNHELRGPSGFRSSSLGRNRDRTQQEKRLFPQTGLNAANTETPLPKPKSQSQSLPSTQVAQPQNRAQSQQIQPQIKPYVTNVNPPQPKQTSKTPPVPAAQPQQSPVSSPPSDQRKTSPTSVRSANSSLERIHHDPDILPLCRTDSSEPVLQSSSRSRHSSLSSSSKSLIDEQMEALYSDAINRHENRRYIPFLPGSGRDIDTGSTPAVDELIEKFDGKEGGHQRRGRAGRRNRIDPEDRKRSRSVDSAFGSRSGSSYTDEFGRYQGTSKEHVLRPSQLRLQRMASGQDPWPMAVDGPSSCATSAPGSPQSSISKGTGSIRGYTKPQSRPSILSFKSSASEKKPSSVEKLSTTSLSSSLSNPPSTTDKNISTGADVQATPDLLKGQQELSQQTHEETAKQILFSYLKDGSNDDDEVTKKKVNLVFEKIQTLKSRATGSTQGDSKTPDLAAETKALQEQNAELEKEIVELKGQLEEQIKKSQADRRTAAGLKELQQELQRSLDECKKLKEKLAKTEAELNTSVEELYQVKIEREQYQTEIRDLQDQLSEMHDELDSAKRSAADGEKDMADMMQLKVEMQEVLMAKEEQDELLRRRERELAALKGALKDEVAAHDQEVDKMKEQYEKEISRLQTSLEEAKQNSAAAVREKAEVEAAKGQAEGQAGRLNQEIERLRRRTNELENEVAKLNRIIDEAKLLESRLGDKVGRLEREKRHLEESLSEIREQEEEMSRANRMLNLRLEDVQKNLDILDIENKELEDRLQEEKSQKEQFKSMKNSIEDERRLLDRTVEKLQREMSGIVEASQSSTRELQEQIDIYKEKNRRELAELQRLLKERGQELDKLVLTTKTLQEELSLRKDELKHCQRERDEAVLREQTLEKKVHDLELEAEKNTRVKDDKTRQMKLMEERIAQLELDLNEERQSGDQLMDRIDRGREQVEQMRNELLQERASRQDLECDKLALERQNKDLKSRVAHLEGSHKSNKESLVTELEAHIQELEEKLEGEEREKSNLSLANRRLERRVKEMMMQIEEEHHTMQDQKDQLNLRLKALKRQMDEAEEEIDRLEHSKKKVQRDLDEQQEANEHLNSQLKALRNEIRRKNTSAPLLNNLDDDDDDDDDDVSTDGEMYFSSSSGYKRTASQENSLSSLGL from the exons ATGGAGTCCTACAGAGTGACTGGCATTCCTAACAGCGGACCACAGCGGGGCTACACTCAGCCACCCCGTTCTTCCAGGCCTAATAGTAATGGAGCTGGTACATATGGCCTTAGTATTCGTGTCCAGGGTATAGATGGACACCCCTATGTGGTCCTCAACAACCAGGACAGGGGTTCTCAGTCATATACTGATCCTAACAGCAATGGCTACCTTGACACAGAAAGTTCATTTATTGAGAATTACCAAGATTATAAGTTTAGAGGGGATAAAGAAGCTGGATCCAATGATCCCTTTATGGAGTACAGAACACAGAAGATGATGCCTTACACTGGTCCTCAGAATGGGGTTACTGAACCGCAAGCACCGAAACCGTCCACGCTTCTGAACTTTCAGAGGCACCCTGAGATCCTCCAGCCGTATGATCCAGAGACCAACAACCTAAACCTTGAAGGGTTCAACAGCCTCCCACCTAGGCCTGTGCCTCAAGCTGATGCTGGGATTGAATACCAGAGTCCTTACCCAAACCATGAATTACGAGGTCCCTCTGGTTTCCGGTCCTCAAGCCTGGGTCGGAACAGAGATCGCACACAGCAGGAGAAGAGGCTGTTTCCACAAACGGGCCTGAACGCGGCCAACACAGAAACACCTCTTCCTAAACCAAAGTCACAGTCTCAGTCATTGCCTTCAACCCAGGTGGCTCAGCCTCAAAATAGAGCACAgtcccagcagattcagcctCAGATTAAACCTTACGTCACTAATGTGAATCCACCTCAGCCCAAGCAGACCTCTAAAACTCCACCAGTACCTGCAGCCCAGCCTCAGCAATCCCCTGTTTCAAGTCCCCCAAGTGACCAGAGGAAGACGTCTCCCACTTCCGTGCGTAGTGCCAACTCCAGTCTCGAGCGCATTCACCACGATCCTGACATCCTTCCCCTATGCCGGACCGACTCCAGTGAGCCAGTTCTTCAGTCCTCCTCCCGGTCGCGTCACTCCTCCTTATCTTCCAGCAGTAAGTCTCTGATAGATGAGCAGATGGAGGCTCTGTATTCAGACGCCATAAACCGCCACGAGAATCGCCGCTACATTCCCTTCCTCCCTGGTTCAGGGAGAGATATAGACACAGGATCGACCCCTGCCGTCGATGAGCTTATCGAGAAGTTTGATGGCAAAGAGGGTGGTCATCAGCGGAGGGGCAGGGCAGGGCGCAGAAACAGGATCGATCCAGAAGACAGAAAGCGCTCGCGTAGCGTGGACAGTGCCTTTGGGTCAAGAAGTGGCTCGAGCTACACGGACGAGTTTGGCCGATATCAAGGCACATCAAAGGAGCACGTCCTGCGGCCGTCGCAGCTGCGACTGCAGAGGATGGCAAGTGGTCAGGACCCCTGGCCTATGGCTGTAGATGGGCCTTCATCTTGTGCCACCAGTGCACCAGGATCCCCCCAGAGCTCCATCTCCAAAGGCACTGGATCTATACGAGGTTACACAAAGCCACAGTCACGCCCCTCTATACTGTCTTTTAAGAGCAGTGCGAGTGAAAAAAAGCCATCTTCTGTTGAAAAACTATCAACAACATCACTGTCCTCCTCCCTGTCCAATCCCCCTTCTACCACTGATAAAAACATCAGTACTGGGGCAGATGTTCAG GCCACACCTGATCTCCTGAAAGGTCAGCAGGAGCTTTCACAACAAACACACGAGGAGACAGCCAAGCAGATATTGTTCAGTTACCTTAAAGACGG AagcaatgatgatgatgaagtgaCGAAGAAGAAGGTGAACTTGGTCTTTGAGAAGATTCAGACGCTGAAGTCTCGTGCCACAGGAAGCACACAAGGCGACAGCAAA ACCCCGGACCTTGCTGCGGAGACCAAAGCTCTGCAGGAGCAAAATGCTGAACTGGAAAAAGAGATCGTTGAGCTGAAGGGACAGCTGGAGGAACAAATAAAG AAGAGTCAGGCTGACAGAAGGACAGCAGCGGGTTTAAAGGAGCTGCAGCAGGAGCTCCAGAGGAGCCTGGATGAGTGCAAGAAGCTGAAGGAAAAACTGGCTAAAACAGAGGCTGAGCTCAACACCTCCGTGGAAGA GCTTTACCAGGTGAAGATTGAGCGGGAACAGTACCAGACAGAGATCAGAGACCTGCAGGACCAGCTGTCAGAGATGCATGACGAACTGGACTCAGCCAAGAGGTCCGCTGCTGACGGAGAGAAAGACATGGCG GACATGATGCAGCTTAAGGTGGAGATGCAGGAAGTTCTCATGGCTAAAGAGGAGCAGGATGAACTGTTGAGGAGGCGAGAAAGGGAGCTGGCAGCCCTCAAAGGAGCTTTGAAGGACGAAGTAGCCGCTCACGATCAGGAGGTGGACAAGATGAAGGAGCAGTATGAGAAGGAAATAAGCAGGCTGCAGACATCTTTGGAGGAGGCCAAGCAG AACAGCGCGGCTGCAGTTCGAGAGAAGGCCGAGGTAGAGGCAGCCAAGGGACAAGCCGAGGGCCAAGCTGGGCGACTGAACCAAGAGATCGAGCGACTGCGCAGGCGGACGAATGAGCTGGAAAATGAGGTGGCTAAACTCAACAGGATTATCGATGAGGCCAAGCTACTGGAGAGCAGGCTGGGAGACAAAGTTGGCCGCCTGGAG agagagaaaaggcACCTGGAAGAGTCCCTATCTGAGATCAGGGAGCAGGAAGAGGAGATGTCCCGTGCTAACCGAATGTTGAACCTCCGACTGGAAGATGTGCAG AAGAACTTGGACATACTGGACATTGAGAACAAAGAGCTTGAGGACAGGTTACAGGAGGAGAAGTCTCAGAAGGAGCAGTTTAAAAGCATGAAGAACAGCATTGAAGACGAGAGAAGGCTGCTGGACCGGACAGTGGAAAAACTTCAGAGGGAG ATGAGTGGTATTGTTGAGGCGTCACAGTCATCCACTCGTGAGCTGCAGGAGCAGATCGATATTTATAAAGAGAAGAACCGACGGGAGCTGGCAGAGCTGCAGAGACTCCTAAAGGAGAGAGGACAGGAGCTGGACAAGTTGGTGCTGACCACGAAAACCCTGCAAGAGGAG TTGTCGCTTCGGAAGGATGAACTGAAGCATTGTCAGAGGGAAAGAGACGAAGCTGTTCTCAGGGAGCAGACTCTGGAGAAAAAAGTTCATGATCTGGAGTTGGAGGCTGAGAAAAACACACGGGTCAAGGACGACAAAACCCGACAGATGAAACTTATGGAG GAAAGGATTGCTCAGCTGGAGTTAGACCTCAATGAGGAGCGTCAAAGTGGAGACCAACTGATGGATAGGATAGACCGAGGAAGAGAGCAG GTGGAGCAGATGAGGAATGAACTCCTGCAGGAGAGGGCTAGCAGACAGGACCTGGAGTGTGACAAGTTGGCTCTGGAGAGACAG AATAAAGATCTGAAGTCCAGAGTGGCTCACCTTGAAGGTTCCCACAAGTCAAACAAGGAGAGTTTGGTGACTGAGCTGGAGGCTCACATACAAGAGCTGGAAGAGAAGCTGGAGGGGGAGGAACG GGAGAAGTCCAACCTGTCCCTGGCCAACCGCAGGCTAGAGAGGAGAGTGAAAGAGATGATGATGCAAATTGAAGAGGAACATcacacaatgcaagatcagaagGACCAA
- the cgnl1 gene encoding cingulin-like protein 1 isoform X2 translates to MESYRVTGIPNSGPQRGYTQPPRSSRPNSNGAGTYGLSIRVQGIDGHPYVVLNNQDRGSQSYTDPNSNGYLDTESSFIENYQDYKFRGDKEAGSNDPFMEYRTQKMMPYTGPQNGVTEPQAPKPSTLLNFQRHPEILQPYDPETNNLNLEGFNSLPPRPVPQADAGIEYQSPYPNHELRGPSGFRSSSLGRNRDRTQQEKRLFPQTGLNAANTETPLPKPKSQSQSLPSTQVAQPQNRAQSQQIQPQIKPYVTNVNPPQPKQTSKTPPVPAAQPQQSPVSSPPSDQRKTSPTSVRSANSSLERIHHDPDILPLCRTDSSEPVLQSSSRSRHSSLSSSSKSLIDEQMEALYSDAINRHENRRYIPFLPGSGRDIDTGSTPAVDELIEKFDGKEGGHQRRGRAGRRNRIDPEDRKRSRSVDSAFGSRSGSSYTDEFGRYQGTSKEHVLRPSQLRLQRMASGQDPWPMAVDGPSSCATSAPGSPQSSISKGTGSIRGYTKPQSRPSILSFKSSASEKKPSSVEKLSTTSLSSSLSNPPSTTDKNISTGADVQATPDLLKGQQELSQQTHEETAKQILFSYLKDGSNDDDEVTKKKVNLVFEKIQTLKSRATGSTQGDSKTPDLAAETKALQEQNAELEKEIVELKGQLEEQIKKSQADRRTAAGLKELQQELQRSLDECKKLKEKLAKTEAELNTSVEELYQVKIEREQYQTEIRDLQDQLSEMHDELDSAKRSAADGEKDMADMMQLKVEMQEVLMAKEEQDELLRRRERELAALKGALKDEVAAHDQEVDKMKEQYEKEISRLQTSLEEAKQNSAAAVREKAEVEAAKGQAEGQAGRLNQEIERLRRRTNELENEVAKLNRIIDEAKLLESRLGDKVGRLEREKRHLEESLSEIREQEEEMSRANRMLNLRLEDVQKNLDILDIENKELEDRLQEEKSQKEQFKSMKNSIEDERRLLDRTVEKLQREMSGIVEASQSSTRELQEQIDIYKEKNRRELAELQRLLKERGQELDKLVLTTKTLQEELSLRKDELKHCQRERDEAVLREQTLEKKVHDLELEAEKNTRVKDDKTRQMKLMEERIAQLELDLNEERQSGDQLMDRIDRGREQNKDLKSRVAHLEGSHKSNKESLVTELEAHIQELEEKLEGEEREKSNLSLANRRLERRVKEMMMQIEEEHHTMQDQKDQLNLRLKALKRQMDEAEEEIDRLEHSKKKVQRDLDEQQEANEHLNSQLKALRNEIRRKNTSAPLLNNLDDDDDDDDDDVSTDGEMYFSSSSGYKRTASQENSLSSLGL, encoded by the exons ATGGAGTCCTACAGAGTGACTGGCATTCCTAACAGCGGACCACAGCGGGGCTACACTCAGCCACCCCGTTCTTCCAGGCCTAATAGTAATGGAGCTGGTACATATGGCCTTAGTATTCGTGTCCAGGGTATAGATGGACACCCCTATGTGGTCCTCAACAACCAGGACAGGGGTTCTCAGTCATATACTGATCCTAACAGCAATGGCTACCTTGACACAGAAAGTTCATTTATTGAGAATTACCAAGATTATAAGTTTAGAGGGGATAAAGAAGCTGGATCCAATGATCCCTTTATGGAGTACAGAACACAGAAGATGATGCCTTACACTGGTCCTCAGAATGGGGTTACTGAACCGCAAGCACCGAAACCGTCCACGCTTCTGAACTTTCAGAGGCACCCTGAGATCCTCCAGCCGTATGATCCAGAGACCAACAACCTAAACCTTGAAGGGTTCAACAGCCTCCCACCTAGGCCTGTGCCTCAAGCTGATGCTGGGATTGAATACCAGAGTCCTTACCCAAACCATGAATTACGAGGTCCCTCTGGTTTCCGGTCCTCAAGCCTGGGTCGGAACAGAGATCGCACACAGCAGGAGAAGAGGCTGTTTCCACAAACGGGCCTGAACGCGGCCAACACAGAAACACCTCTTCCTAAACCAAAGTCACAGTCTCAGTCATTGCCTTCAACCCAGGTGGCTCAGCCTCAAAATAGAGCACAgtcccagcagattcagcctCAGATTAAACCTTACGTCACTAATGTGAATCCACCTCAGCCCAAGCAGACCTCTAAAACTCCACCAGTACCTGCAGCCCAGCCTCAGCAATCCCCTGTTTCAAGTCCCCCAAGTGACCAGAGGAAGACGTCTCCCACTTCCGTGCGTAGTGCCAACTCCAGTCTCGAGCGCATTCACCACGATCCTGACATCCTTCCCCTATGCCGGACCGACTCCAGTGAGCCAGTTCTTCAGTCCTCCTCCCGGTCGCGTCACTCCTCCTTATCTTCCAGCAGTAAGTCTCTGATAGATGAGCAGATGGAGGCTCTGTATTCAGACGCCATAAACCGCCACGAGAATCGCCGCTACATTCCCTTCCTCCCTGGTTCAGGGAGAGATATAGACACAGGATCGACCCCTGCCGTCGATGAGCTTATCGAGAAGTTTGATGGCAAAGAGGGTGGTCATCAGCGGAGGGGCAGGGCAGGGCGCAGAAACAGGATCGATCCAGAAGACAGAAAGCGCTCGCGTAGCGTGGACAGTGCCTTTGGGTCAAGAAGTGGCTCGAGCTACACGGACGAGTTTGGCCGATATCAAGGCACATCAAAGGAGCACGTCCTGCGGCCGTCGCAGCTGCGACTGCAGAGGATGGCAAGTGGTCAGGACCCCTGGCCTATGGCTGTAGATGGGCCTTCATCTTGTGCCACCAGTGCACCAGGATCCCCCCAGAGCTCCATCTCCAAAGGCACTGGATCTATACGAGGTTACACAAAGCCACAGTCACGCCCCTCTATACTGTCTTTTAAGAGCAGTGCGAGTGAAAAAAAGCCATCTTCTGTTGAAAAACTATCAACAACATCACTGTCCTCCTCCCTGTCCAATCCCCCTTCTACCACTGATAAAAACATCAGTACTGGGGCAGATGTTCAG GCCACACCTGATCTCCTGAAAGGTCAGCAGGAGCTTTCACAACAAACACACGAGGAGACAGCCAAGCAGATATTGTTCAGTTACCTTAAAGACGG AagcaatgatgatgatgaagtgaCGAAGAAGAAGGTGAACTTGGTCTTTGAGAAGATTCAGACGCTGAAGTCTCGTGCCACAGGAAGCACACAAGGCGACAGCAAA ACCCCGGACCTTGCTGCGGAGACCAAAGCTCTGCAGGAGCAAAATGCTGAACTGGAAAAAGAGATCGTTGAGCTGAAGGGACAGCTGGAGGAACAAATAAAG AAGAGTCAGGCTGACAGAAGGACAGCAGCGGGTTTAAAGGAGCTGCAGCAGGAGCTCCAGAGGAGCCTGGATGAGTGCAAGAAGCTGAAGGAAAAACTGGCTAAAACAGAGGCTGAGCTCAACACCTCCGTGGAAGA GCTTTACCAGGTGAAGATTGAGCGGGAACAGTACCAGACAGAGATCAGAGACCTGCAGGACCAGCTGTCAGAGATGCATGACGAACTGGACTCAGCCAAGAGGTCCGCTGCTGACGGAGAGAAAGACATGGCG GACATGATGCAGCTTAAGGTGGAGATGCAGGAAGTTCTCATGGCTAAAGAGGAGCAGGATGAACTGTTGAGGAGGCGAGAAAGGGAGCTGGCAGCCCTCAAAGGAGCTTTGAAGGACGAAGTAGCCGCTCACGATCAGGAGGTGGACAAGATGAAGGAGCAGTATGAGAAGGAAATAAGCAGGCTGCAGACATCTTTGGAGGAGGCCAAGCAG AACAGCGCGGCTGCAGTTCGAGAGAAGGCCGAGGTAGAGGCAGCCAAGGGACAAGCCGAGGGCCAAGCTGGGCGACTGAACCAAGAGATCGAGCGACTGCGCAGGCGGACGAATGAGCTGGAAAATGAGGTGGCTAAACTCAACAGGATTATCGATGAGGCCAAGCTACTGGAGAGCAGGCTGGGAGACAAAGTTGGCCGCCTGGAG agagagaaaaggcACCTGGAAGAGTCCCTATCTGAGATCAGGGAGCAGGAAGAGGAGATGTCCCGTGCTAACCGAATGTTGAACCTCCGACTGGAAGATGTGCAG AAGAACTTGGACATACTGGACATTGAGAACAAAGAGCTTGAGGACAGGTTACAGGAGGAGAAGTCTCAGAAGGAGCAGTTTAAAAGCATGAAGAACAGCATTGAAGACGAGAGAAGGCTGCTGGACCGGACAGTGGAAAAACTTCAGAGGGAG ATGAGTGGTATTGTTGAGGCGTCACAGTCATCCACTCGTGAGCTGCAGGAGCAGATCGATATTTATAAAGAGAAGAACCGACGGGAGCTGGCAGAGCTGCAGAGACTCCTAAAGGAGAGAGGACAGGAGCTGGACAAGTTGGTGCTGACCACGAAAACCCTGCAAGAGGAG TTGTCGCTTCGGAAGGATGAACTGAAGCATTGTCAGAGGGAAAGAGACGAAGCTGTTCTCAGGGAGCAGACTCTGGAGAAAAAAGTTCATGATCTGGAGTTGGAGGCTGAGAAAAACACACGGGTCAAGGACGACAAAACCCGACAGATGAAACTTATGGAG GAAAGGATTGCTCAGCTGGAGTTAGACCTCAATGAGGAGCGTCAAAGTGGAGACCAACTGATGGATAGGATAGACCGAGGAAGAGAGCAG AATAAAGATCTGAAGTCCAGAGTGGCTCACCTTGAAGGTTCCCACAAGTCAAACAAGGAGAGTTTGGTGACTGAGCTGGAGGCTCACATACAAGAGCTGGAAGAGAAGCTGGAGGGGGAGGAACG GGAGAAGTCCAACCTGTCCCTGGCCAACCGCAGGCTAGAGAGGAGAGTGAAAGAGATGATGATGCAAATTGAAGAGGAACATcacacaatgcaagatcagaagGACCAA